A region from the Triticum aestivum cultivar Chinese Spring chromosome 3D, IWGSC CS RefSeq v2.1, whole genome shotgun sequence genome encodes:
- the LOC123078153 gene encoding glutamate--tRNA ligase, cytoplasmic has product MELKLAFPQDSPPLSIISAAKIAGVPLIIDPTLASGSVPTLHFSSGDFIHGVNTILRYIARAASLSSFYGQDDIQAAHVDQWLEYAPLILSGSEFEAACLFLDGYLASRTFLVGYGLSIADIVVWSNLTGTGQRWESLRRSKKYQSLVRWFNSVAADYADALDEVTSAYVGKRGIGKSPAPSLKVKVPGLKENTSGHEIDLPGAKVGEVCVRFAPEPSGYLHIGHAKAALLNKYFAERYKGRLIVRFDDTNPSKESNEFVENVLKDIETLGVKYDVVTYTSDHFPKLMEMAESLIKQGKAYVDDTPKEQMRSERMDGVESKRRNSTVEENLSLWKEMVNGTKRGTECCVRGKLDMQDPNKSLRDPVYYRCNPDPHHRVGSKYKVYPTYDFACPFVDALEGVTHALRSSEYHDRNAQYYRILQDMGLRRVEIYEFSRLNMVYTVLSKRKLLWFVQNNMVEDWTDARFPTVQGIVRRGLKIEALIQFILEQGASKNLNLMEWDKLWTINKKIVDPVCGRHTAVLKDKRVLLTLTNGPEEPFVRILPRHKKHEGAGKKATTFANRIWLEYADASVVSVGEEVTLMDWGNAIIREIKTDDGTVTQLVGELHLEGSVKMTKLKLTWLSDIEDLVSLSLVDFDYLINKKKLEEDEDFLDNLNPCTRREALALGDPNMRNVKKGEVIQLERKGYYRCDVPFIRSSKPIMLFAIPDGRQKSTSIGA; this is encoded by the exons ATGGAGCTCAAACTAGCATTCCCCCAGGACAGCCCACCACTTTCCATCATTTCGGCTGCTAAGATTGCAGGTGTTCCCCTAATCATTGATCCGACCCTTGCCTCAGGTTCAGTGCCCACACTACACTTCAGTTCTGG GGATTTTATACATGGTGTCAACACAATTCTCCGGTACATTGCACGTGCTGCATCTCTTTCCAGCTTCTATGGCCAAGACGATATTCAGGCAGCACAT GTTGACCAATGGCTCGAGTACGCACCACTCATTCTGTCAGGCTCTGAATTTGAAGCCGCTTGCTTATTTCTTGATGGATACTTGGCATCTCGAACCTTTTTGGTTGGTTACGGTCTATCAATTGCTGACATTGTTGTGTGGTCAAATCTCACAG GAACTGGTCAACGATGGGAAAGTCTAAGGAGGTCAAAAAAATACCAGAGCCTTGTCCGCTGGTTCAACAGTGTAGCTGCAGACTATGCAGACGCACTAGATGAAGTTACATCTGCTTATGTTGGAAAGCGCGGAATTGGCAAATCTCCTGCGCCAAGCTTGAAAGTAAAGGTGCCTGGTTTGAAGGAGAACACGTCAGGTCATGAAATAGATCTCCCAGGTGCTAAAGTTGGGGAGGTTTGCGTTCGTTTTGCCCCAGAGCCTAGCGGGTATCTCCACATTGGTCATGCAAAGGCTGCACTGTTGAACAAGTATTTTGCAGAAAGATATAAAGGGCGTTTAATAGTTCGATTTGATGACACAAATCCTTCTAAAGAAAGCAATGAATTTGTTGAGAATGTCCTGAAAGATATTGAGACACTTGGGGTTAAATACGATGTAGTTACATACACATCAGATCACTTTCCAAAGCTAATGGAAATGGCTGAAAGTTTGATTAAGCAGGGAAAGGCATATGTTGATGATACACCCAAGGAGCAAATGAGGAGTGAAAGGATGGATGGTGTGGAATCTAAACGTAGAAACAGTACTGTTGAGGAGAACTTGTCGCTGTGGAAAGAGATGGTTAATGGCACCAAAAGGGGTACCGAGTGCTGTGTACGCGGTAAACTTGACATGCAGGATCCAAACAAATCACTTCGAGATCCTGTTTACTATCGTTGTAACCCTGATCCCCATCATCGCGTTGGCTCAAAATACAAGGTCTATCCAACTTATGACTTCGCTTGCCCATTTGTTGATGCACTAGAAGGAGTGACTCATGCTCTTCGTTCAAGCGAATACCATGATCGGAATGCACAGTACTATCGTATCCTTCAAGACATGGGCCTGCGGAGGGTAGAAATCTATGAGTTCAGCAGGCTGAATATGGTTTATACCGTTCTTAGCAAGCGCAAGCTTCTGTGGTTCGTCCAAAACAATATGGTGGAGGACTGGACTGACGCACGCTTTCCCACTGTACAAGGCATTGTACGCCGTGGCTTGAAGATTGAAGCATTGATCCAATTTATACTGGAGCAG GGTGCCTCAAAAAATCTCAATCTTATGGAGTGGGATAAACTCTGGACAATCAACAAGAAGATAGTTGATCCTGTGTGTGGAAGGCATACTGCTGTGCTGAAAGACAAACGCGTGCTTTTGACCCTTACTAATGGTCCAGAGGAACCATTTGTTCGAATCTTACCAAGGCACAAGAAACACGAGGGTGCTGGAAAGAAGGCTACGACGTTTGCAAACAGAATTTGGCTAGAGTATGCTGATGCATCAGTCGTTAGCGTGGGCGAGGAAGTTACTTTGATGGACTGGGGAAATGCTATCATTAGAGAAATCAAGACAGATGATGGAACAGTTACTCAACTAGTTGGTGAACTCCATCTTGAAGGGTCAGTGAAGATGACAAAGCTGAAACTAACATGGCTATCAGATATTGAAGATCTTGTGTCTCTCTCTTTGGTAGATTTTGACTACCTAATTAATAAGAAGAAG CTGGAAGAAGATGAGGACTTCCTTGACAATCTCAACCCTTGCACTCGACGAGAAGCTTTAGCTCTTGGAGACCCGAACATGCGGAACGTGAAGAAAGGAGAAGTTATACAGCTCGAAAGGAAAGGCTATTACAGGTGTGATGTTCCATTTATCCGGTCGTCCAAACCAATTATGCTTTTTGCCATTCCAGATGGCCGACAGAAGTCCACGTCGATTGGAGCCTAG